The genomic segment GCATTGCACGTTTACTTAAGGTGCCAGATGGTTTGACTGTGCACTTTTGAGATATAACTAGTGGTTCCAAAAACATAAAGTGACGCCAGTCCtttgaaaaagacaaatttGTGGTTTTAGAAGGTATTTCATCCCTGGATAGAGGTATTTCCACCTTAAACTATACTGGACACACTCATGCAATGATTAAAGCGAATGGTGCAgaacaagaggaggaggaggaactgGATCATTGATTTCCAGTGTTccacaaagaaatacaaatagcTGTAAAGTTGCATGTACGCAACAAGGCCTGTGCAAAGAATAGAACAAAAGACAGCACAGTGAATGCCATAATTTCATTTCAACATATTTCATCTTTGCTTTCCAGGCATGAGTCAGCCGTAACCACATCAGTTCGCGCTGTCTATATACACATCAGCATATACGAGTGCCACATCTGAAAGACATTAGTTTGTGCTTACAATAATCCACCATTGTGATGTTCCCTCTGGTTCCATTTATATGGACATAACCAGGGCCGTTGGCGTACAGGATGCTGGTGAAAGGCATTTTGTCATCGGCTTTCTTTGGTGCCAGacctaaatgacaaaaaatgagGGTGAGTAATAAATAATACAGTCACAGTATGTTTTCACATAGAGGCAAAACGAGTATACAGACTCACATGTACTTTATGAGACAAATACAAATTTGAAGCTTTCAACTTGCAAGTGACGGAACCACAGTCTTAAATATTGAGTAAAAACCTCCATATATGAATGTCTAAAAACTAGTCATTACATGCTATTTTCCACATATGGTTTGCATCTGAATACAAATCCACTTTGTAAATTTGATGTGCCTGAGGATGACTCTCATGCCAATTTCAATCTGGACTGAATTCAAGTATTTTGAACCATACCAAAGATGGGATTCCCTCGTGGTGTGTTACCACCAAAGGTGAAGACATGGGAGTGGTCAGCAGTGACCACAGTGAGAGTATCGGATTCCCTGGTTAGTTGTGCAGCGCGCTGAATGGCTCGGTCGAACATCACAGCTTCTGTCAGTGCCAGTTTGGCAATGCCATCATGGTGGCCATGATCAATTCTCCCTCGTAAAAGACCAGCACAAAACAAGTTAATTAGACTTGGCCCAAAACATCTGACTAGTGCACATCAACTAGACTCATTTTAGCAGTAGCTAGTAGCAGCAGTCTTTGCCTTGGATTATTCAAAAGTATCTTAAAAACCTTGAATTGAAATTAATTCCCTGTTTTACATTGACAGCCATGTACAATCAGATTTTAACGGCCTAAGGACCATACAGTAAAAGTCCCTCAATGTATAAATGACCACCCTGACCATAATTCTTCATGATTCTTATAACGACAAGCTTGATGAGATTTTCTATTAGAGGAGTGTTGATATAGTACTCATCTTCCACAAACAGGAAGTACCCTTTGGGATTCTTGCTGAGGATTTGTATGGCCTTCTCGGTCATCTCCACAATCGAGGGGTCACGTGTGCTGTTCCGGTAAACCTCGAACCGCATGTCCTTTGGCTCAAACAGACCTGGAACCATCGAAAAGAATACAATAAATTTACAAAAATTTTGAAGCCACTGTAGAATCAAAAGAAAGAAGACTTTGGCTCTGTAGGGTGGTAATGCTGAGCTAAATCTAAACTGGCAGAGCTAAAGAACAGAGTGAGAGAAAACACAACTGAAGGCAGTTAAAATCCAAACTGCTTCCAAAAGCACGAATGCCATTTACTAATTTACAAATTACTGCATATACTATTtctattttgaaaagttgataACAGGGGTTCTACttagacatttaaaatgttcagacaAGCCATTCCATTCATCAAGAAACTTCTCCAAGCATcctaataataaaaatagtatTATAGTATTATATAACTATTATTGCTGCCATTTAGGGAAACATGTAGGAGCACTTTTATATGTAGTAAAGATTACAGACAGTACACATTTGTAACATACATGAACACATTATAACTGTGCAAGATGGTAACAATTCTGTTGCATCTGTATTACTGTTATGCATCATTACAGCAAGGGATGAGGCCTTTGGTTTTTATTGCTGTTACAATATGGGTGATAATACCAGCTATCTGTGAATTTATAGTGTATCGTCATCATGACTACTTTACATGGCTGTAAAGGTACAAGCTGATTTAACTAGAATCCTCTTGTTTCTGAGCCATTGAAAAGGTTTCGTAACTTAGATAAGAAGTTTATCTGTCGACACCTCAGtggcacattgtgtgtgtgtgagtgtgtacatCACATGCGCATGCATTGTTATTGCTTTTCTGCCTGGGTTAACATATCTATACACACCCATGAGTCGGTCAGTTGCTTTAATATTAATCTCATCAAACTCCTTTCTGTGCCAAACATAGTGTGACTTCTTGTTCTGAAAAACAAACCAGAAGACACTTGAATCTGTGACTTATATCTCAAAATATATGGAAATATTCAAAAGCAATGTTGAATAATCCTACTGGTTTAGCCTTCAGCCACACGTCAATGAGGTTCCTCTTGTCTTTGCGGTCCCCCTTGCGAGAGTTGGAGGTAGGGTACTCTGGGTCTGGGGTGCCTTTTGGGGTCATATACATCCTCCCTCCCCCCAGAATGACCTTAAAGGGAAACCAGACAGAATGGGATCATTATATTTGGTAGCCTATGGTGGTCATGGTACTGGAGACTTATACTGCCCTAATAGAGCGCTGTCGATTTCACAGAACTGCTGATTAATACTTATTTGATTATATGGCTACAATTTAAACCAGAAATAATCTATGAGTCCTGATGATCAagatggaaaatgaaaatgcattaagcttttaaaaaaaatgtgtataacGGAATTGTTCTTACATACATCAATGTCAACATTGGTGACCAGTTGGGTTGCAATGTCGACGCAGCCCTGTTGGCGGGCGCTGGAAGGAAGATCTGCGTCACTGTACCAACTGCGGCTGACAGAGTGGGCATAAGCAGCGGCTGGGGAGGCATGCTGGACACGGGTGGTGGTCACTACACCAACTGATTTACCTGAACAACGCATAGATACACCCAAATCAAAAGTAAAACTGTTTAGGCAATCACACACAATGTGAAAGTTTTTTGTTGAACAAATGACAGTGGGACCTTAATTATGCACTTTAGAAGTTTACTTATTCAAAATGTTCTTGGACGTAGAGCTGCTCTGGAGGAAGAAATAATAACAGGCTCAGTTCAATGAGTGTAGCCACAGTCCCGCAGTCTTTCCTGGCTAAGTAATGAAGCCCAGTGGAAGAAGTAGGGGGTTATGGAGGTTCCAGTTAACCATATAACGAATTGCTCTCTAGAAAAGCTtgttactgtggcaataaatgAGTGAAATATCGAAATCACTACTCTTTACATGGGCTTTATTTTGTGGTGTTTGCTGGTCTAACTACTAATAATTCAATTAAAATCCTAATCAAATTGTGCTTGGGAAACTTTGCTATTTTGGCTCCAACCTTGTTTACCTTTAACAAGAAAGTACTGGCTCCTAGAAACGTGGTTATAATAAAAATTGTATTGTTAATGCttgtattatgtatgtattgttAATTTCCTTAATGGGAAATACTTTAGTACCATTGGAATGTAAATTACACATAGCAATCATAACTGATACATCTTGTTGCAAGTATAATATTTCTAATAATGGACACTAATGATCTCTCACACATGAATCATAAACTGCCTGGACACACAGGCAGTTGCACACAAATGATATACCTTGTGCATGTGACATACATGACTATAACCACAAGGCCAATGTGAAATTATCTCTTATTTAGACATATTTTGAACATTGGACTGATGATGCTAACGTAGCAGGGAACAATCTTATCAGATGATTGactcatattttatttaacGGCAGATATGGTCATTGCATATCTTGAGATAGGAATGTGACTCAAACAGCACACCAACTACACTTTACCAAGCTAGTTAGTGGCTTTACCTTGTGCTTTAGCACGCCGTAGTACTGAGTAGACCTCATTACCGAAGGTGGTGTTACACTCGTAGGCTACTGCGTTAGCACTGAGCCCCACTGTCTTAGCATTGGCCTTCACCCCACAGTGGTAGGCTGTGGCTGTGCTAGCACTGTCTGCTACCTGCTTGTCCACACTGTAGGTCTGTGGAGTAAAAGCACCAATTAAAGGACAGGGCAGgaaataaacatatatttaaagtataatttccATCTCTATTCTACAGGTTAGAACACAGAGACACCAAAGACACTGAATACTCATTCACACTCACATAATAATGGAGGGATTATACTTGGCCATGAAGCTGAAAACTACTTTTATCTGacttttgctgtttttaatgtttctatCCCAATATCAGCATTTTCAGTTGAAGTGTTGTTTATAGCAAAATCCCTTGAAATAATTTTCACACAAAGGTTTGAGTACTTAATTTGAAGCGGGACTGTATGAGGCAAAAACACATGCACGTGCTAATTTACTACTTTGCCATTTTCCTaatacaaatcaaatgtttttaaggagaTCTCAAAGCTATAATACATGTTAAACTGTAATCAGGACAGGAACATACACAGGTATTTACTGGTCAATGATgaatatgcattttttttattagaaataaTATTTCCAGGCACCATCTGTGGAGAAGAAAATTGgttcaaaacaaatctatatTTAAGGGGTAACCCTATAAATGGTGCATGTAGTGAATGCAACATGTACTGATCAGGACATTACAGAAAATAGCATATATACATTGATTATGAACATTATAAAATAGTCTTATTTCTGAGAAATAGGAAATTgttcattaaaaacagttatATGATGAAACCCTACTGCCACCTTCAAATTACAAATTGTATTGTAGCACAACTGAATTTGTTGGTAAATAATGACTGATGAGCTAAATGTTAACAGTGTTGTGCTTTCACCTTTGACAGGGCCACATATGGGAAGGTGTCCATGGCCAGCATTGTCTCCTCGCCTGATCCGCCCTCCATCTGACCTCGCAGGATTCGAGCTGCTGACACCGTGGACACACCCATCCCTGAGAAACAATGATTTACAGGTAAAGTCACTGATACTGTATGGACATATTAAAGAAACAATGATTCAGAAATCTATATTATTAATGTGTTCACATTATGTGAAGGTTTACTGCCCTCTGCCCAGTTAGTGACTGTTTCAAAAATCCAGaccaaaaatatttaaatgtgtttgtttgaaaaGCTCAAACTATAACTGTCAGCTtgaagggaaaaaaatgatTCAGTAATTCTCTAAACAAACTAAGTGTAAGCACGTCAAGGCCATTAACATCAACTGAATCCACAAATGAACAGGGCATTTAAGGCAGTGGTTGTCTAGGATAACCACATCTTCAAACAAAGTCATCACACAGACCAAAAACGGACTCTTACCAGGCAAGTATTCAGACTACTGTTGGTAGaacatataacatataaacATACTTA from the Sander vitreus isolate 19-12246 chromosome 9, sanVit1, whole genome shotgun sequence genome contains:
- the alpi.1 gene encoding alkaline phosphatase, intestinal, tandem duplicate 1 — encoded protein: MQTPHCRTPNLLLILLGPVLLAVGRAAMKSQEMLYELEREPAYWDAQARATLDAALKLRPREHQAKNIILFLGDGMGVSTVSAARILRGQMEGGSGEETMLAMDTFPYVALSKTYSVDKQVADSASTATAYHCGVKANAKTVGLSANAVAYECNTTFGNEVYSVLRRAKAQGKSVGVVTTTRVQHASPAAAYAHSVSRSWYSDADLPSSARQQGCVDIATQLVTNVDIDVILGGGRMYMTPKGTPDPEYPTSNSRKGDRKDKRNLIDVWLKAKPNKKSHYVWHRKEFDEINIKATDRLMGLFEPKDMRFEVYRNSTRDPSIVEMTEKAIQILSKNPKGYFLFVEGGRIDHGHHDGIAKLALTEAVMFDRAIQRAAQLTRESDTLTVVTADHSHVFTFGGNTPRGNPIFGLAPKKADDKMPFTSILYANGPGYVHINGTRGNITMVDYYDEEYMQQAAVPLDAETHGGEDVAIYAKGPMAHLFHGVKEQNYVAHVMAYASCLEPYTNCPRHPHSHGSSGCVNTTSSLLFGLLSLFWLLR